In the genome of Plutella xylostella chromosome 6, ilPluXylo3.1, whole genome shotgun sequence, the window ctattgtgcttactccttCTTTGTTATgtaatgtatgttgtgtgttttttcaataaagtcGAGCTATGCTTGGACGAGTCTCTCTAAACTGACAAAAATCACCGaaatagctcaccgagttagtaagcttaagtggcagtgggctggtcacatcatATCGGTGATGTAAGACGCCCCACGGCTAAATGGGGTGACTGGtggctggtaatgattggatgcggaaagctaaagatcgcatccagtggcgtgcctTGTTTGAGGCCTACGActagcagtggactgctatataGGCtgataatacaatacaatacaatactctttatttgcaccaaaatagaacaacatacaaaataaaaacttaaaaataaaaacagtacaaaaaggcggccttattgcttatagcaatctctaccagacaacctttggatggaagagagttataaaaaaaaatagaaatagaattaGAGGTGATGATTATGAGCCCTACATATGATCAAACTGTTTACTCCAGGGGTAGGTCTTGAGTCTTtaacccccccccccccctctcaTCCCCCCACAGGTGGCGCAACTCCGGCAGCAGCTCAACGCGGAGGTGCGCCGGCGGCAGGCCTACGTCAGCCGCAgcggccgcgccgcccgcgacGTGCAACGCCTGCGCGCCGCGCTCGGGGACTCGCTGTCTGCCGTCGCGCAGGTACCCACCTACACACACGTACCTACGCCACTCAGTCACACGCATGTGAGCCGCCCGCGATGTTTCGGCGACTCGCTGGCCGCCATCGCGCaggtaactacctacatacacgTACCTACACTATACAGACACACGCTCTCCGCCGTCGCGCAGGTACCCACCTACATACACGTACCTACACCACACAGACACGCGAACGTGAGCTGCCCGCGACGTGCAGCGCCTGCGCGCCGCGCTCGGGGACTCGCTGGCCGCCGTCGCGCAGGTACAGGGTGTTTATAACTATGTTTGACCATCAAATGGTAGATAGAGCTAATGATATTGAACATGATAAGACTACTAACCTATCTACACAGTCTACACTTCacttattattgtacttattagCGCCACAAACTATGGTGCACCTTACTTCATGCCCCGCTTGTCCCTACACCTGTACGCGGGAAGAGCTCATGACCGCTACCAGCGGTGCAGTATCAGTGGCccagttctgggcatgtattatttagcgactttgttggtttgtcgtcgacactataagaagaagacttattattgtattaaaatagTTTCGTACTTACCTTAGTTCTCCGCCCGTCAAAGGTTGGCAATAAGCACAcctttgtatacctacttccCTATTTCTTATAAAGTGTGAATAAGCTCGAATTAGTCAATGTATTCGACTTACTCCTTAGCATCTTTTATGGTACCTTAGCTAACATTTTGTTCTCCTCTCAACAGGATCCAGCGCTGGACTCTTACACCCTGGAGCATGAAGCAAGGAAGCTGGACAGCACACTAGCTCATAGTCTACCGCCGCTCAACGACAGCTATGACTCCTCCAAATAGAAACACCTCCGTTACTGGCTAGATGTAGAGCAAGTTATGACGTCCCTCATTTAGACGGGTAATGTTTTGATAACAACGCCATCTTGTGGCGAAATGTACAACTAGAAGATGTTACTTTAGTAGGAAATTACTGTTTTGGTGCAAcggttaattaattatgttgtgTTTATGAAAACACAATAGTTATTGCATTGCACAATTTGATAGTTGTGCTTAAATGCAAAGGATTACGCATTCGCAGTTATTTACGGATTAATAACTCGTAAAGAATTCaaatatattacctattaggTCACCATAGAATGATGATTCATTAAAATACTACTAACAGTACAAAAATAAggaagtacctatctatacaaTAAGCGGAAATGTTAAGCATGTTGACCGTACTATTTATTTTGGCATCGGGTTAatcacttatttatttataagtaaataaaaaacaaatatgaaGGAAATTTtgcatacataattatgcaagTAATCACGCATAGTCTTTAttgtcataataattatgtacctacttacgtacCTATATCAAACGTACCGATGTGCGTCATGCTCACTACAAATTTTGTATGAATACCTTAAAGGTGAGGTTTAATTTCCACAATCgattactttttaaaatggGGACCGTATAAGGTGAGTCGGGGCAAGCGCGCCTACGGGGTAAGAGCGCCCCCCCCTAttatctcaaaaactactgATGTGGGACTCTTTACGACATCTTACATCCATGGAACAAATCAAATGAAGTTCCGGGTTTAAATCACAGATGGCTCTGCTTGCTCTAATTTGAGATAATGGACATTCTATTTTTAGTGTCATTTTAACATCAATTACGAGATGAGCACGTGTTACAAATCCATTAAAATCTCAGAAAATCATCAGTGTTTGGGGAAACTAATAAGGTGAGtgtataatttaaaagatttCCTTTAAATCCTTacttgtatttttctttttagtagcgaaattaataattttctagCCAATTATAAATCTTAACCTAAAAATTTTCGAGAGGGGTAAGTGCGCCTGAGTACTAGGACCAGCCATTtttatatggcgcatttgccCCAAGGCAGGGGTTACCAACCATAAGGTGGCCGATTATTTCCAAAATTGCCTTTgatatctttttttatttatttagccaAATTCATACTGGAGGCTTGGTAAGTGACTAGTATCACAACTCGAGAACACTTTAtgctaattttataatataaattggtAACCTGCCATAGTATAACTGACTCGGGACTGTCCTTGCGTTTGTAGGGAACatgtatgttattgtattgcaGATTATTGCTCTAAGACCTCGGTAGGTACTGAGTTCTTACCGAATCTTCGGTAAAAATTTggctacatacattttattaatttacagtgGGGGCCAAGCTAAATGTGACGCTCTATCTATTAAGTACTAGGTAATAagaaaaaatgtttaagttttgttaaatttgtttatgaaaattttgtacgttttgtttttatgctaataaatataattatagcctgaaattaaagtttttttttcctattaCTGTGATTTGTCATAATTTATGCCAGTATAAAATTTCATCTACACATAcattaaagtttttatcaaaattcaaaaagcTACCCACCTATGATTGTTGAGAACCCCTGACTCGAAAGATATGGCGCACTTGCCCCGAATTTCATTTGATGGCCGtaacttattttgtattgccattttcaaaataacccaaaagtattgtgtttttttgttgacgttctttcaagtaaatttggtgtttttctgcTAAGCATTACTTTTGgcggtttattttgtgtaggcGCACTTGCCCCATTTTCAGAGGCAAGTGCGCCTATCtccatgtttttaaaaaactagCATTATATCCTAAATTTATCAGTATATTCACTTAATCAACGTAACATTATTATCTCAAATAACCAAagattgtaaattttataaatttacatgTTTAGGTCAGTAAATAGAGAAGATATATTGAGTTGAATTCATCTATGAAAAAACTATGGCGCGCTTGCCCCGACTCACCTTACCTATTGTTTTATctagtttaaaattttatttgtttatattattaggtattattttgtttgttttctcATGCTTTATAGCATTGAAATTATGTTTTCTagtcaatttaatttattatacttagtcGAATCAaggaatattaaattattcttTAATGACCTTTGTGATTTGACTTCCTACCTGGGTATTATAATCACTGTAATTATAAGTACCCAAGTAttacaagtaggtaggtacttacattgtactagtcattataattatattattatgttaatgcGGAGTTATTGTACTTATATCGTAAAGTGGCAATGCCATTCTAAATGCAACACTAGCAGTTCACaagttagatttttatgtttataaaatgtacctatttagttCCGTATTTAAATTGGTTGTTTTCctgaatgtaggtacctatagttgCCTAAGTTTAGACTGTATTTTCATTTATGCATATTTGTATTCTATTAATTAACTAAATCtattttttctgtaaataggtactaagATCCTGTTGATAATTTGTTGATATATAGGTAACTAGATATAATATCTATTCCGTCCATGATTGGTATTACATACTTTTGCATGTATCGAACAGTATTATGGTATCcagagtacctaggtatatattaaatatataggcaagtatatcaaaatattaaaaataagtacacCACTTGAAATATCACCCCAGCCATACTTACCCACCATCTTACTTTCACATAGTTAGCTAAATTAGGTAAACCATTTATGGGATAACATTTCTGACGATCTAGGAAGGCTAGGCTTGACCTTTACATATGTAGCTAAATACCTAGCTAATCCTTAAACTGtgggtacttacctaaataaaattgtaatacatccaataataatgaatttcTATACTTATCATGTTATCAACAATGTTATAAATTAAGAAAGATAAAATGCTGAGACATTAATTGATGTTTTCACAATGAAATGTGTAAATCATACCtcataataaatgttattatcATGCGATGTATCTGAGTTTCATGCATTGTTGTTGTGCATAAAAATCATAacattaaagtttattataggAATACCTACCAACGCGAATAAGCTTTCATCAAGGAGGCTTTATGGTTGAATTTAGAATGTCTACATCCACGGTTGGTATAAATGTGCGCTAAATTGTATCTTCATGGTGTTAACATTAAGTGATCTTTAATATACATTGTGTAAACTTTCTGCATTTTGCTGTAGATATGTTTGTAATGCATGATATGTGTAGAGTAACTACACAACACATCTCTAATCACTACCTACCACGTCCAATCATGCTAGTTCCTTACCCATCGGGCATTTCACTTGCCACAAAACGATGCTATTTAAAACAGGCGACCTAATTGCAGCTTAACTCCCGATAAGAAGCGTCACATTTCCTGCCCAAGCGCAACTGGTGGGGGTCCGCTGCAGATATAAATAACCTTTATCACCGCCGTGGTTCCGCCACCAAACTTTTCTCTAGAGAGCATCATTGTATGTAGATCAGCACTGTCCTAGCTTTCGGTGTCAAACGGTTTGACCGCTATCTCGTTTCATTATGACCTATTTTTGTAAGTCATAGGGGTCTCATTGTGAGCTAGGTCTATGCGTTAGACCTTGTTTCAAGCCGTGAGGCCCGCCACTGTAACCCAACACTTGTTTTGCATCGTAGATTAGATTGCTTGGTTATCAAGTTATAGTTAGGGCACGTTTACACTATCTTAGGGCGGCATCTGCAGCTGTAAGCAAATTAATCCTTATCATTTACAAGTGAATTGTTTAAATATCAGTACTGTGTTATTTATAACTATTACTAGCAAGTCATGTTAACAATTGGAttgtacttataattaaaatgacaatattatttttcgtTAGTGTAAACTTGCCCTCAGACGTATTGTGTTCACTACCACTGGACTGTGTCAATTCTTGTGTTACTAGAATATCGACATACGACCGCCACATCCCACTGCCATTACTTTTTATCAACAtgtttttatacctaagttaCTTTTACTACCTACTGAATGTTTTATCTCTACTGTATTTGTAATAATGAACACGTTTTATGAAACTTTTTACACTAATTGTCAAGTGcattgaatgaataaatagaTGTAGATGGTAATGGTCGTTTCATTATGTTTAATTCCATTAAAATTCCGACCCAATTGTGAGAGGAGTTGTGTTGGCATGTGGGGCGACGACAGTGAGTcagcgccaccgccgccgccgccgccgccgtgttGACTCAATTAGGACAAGTACTTGACGAGGGGTGTCGCCGGGAGCCCACATCACTGCAGGAGAAATATCCAtcaataatgttttaaaattggttTTTATCGataatttgcaaaaaaagaaATTAATAGTTATTGTACATGTCGATTATTGATtgaaaaaagataaaatataatacaagtTTTTGcacaatatatataaaaatataattcaacTCAGATCGAAGTTGTTACCAATATCCTTGTGCAGTTAAACCTTAATTAGTAACAGAAAAGAAATGGAGGAAACATCTAATCCCGTAACAATATTTGAACacctataattatttgttataaCAAAGTTGTAGAAGCAAACATAGGTTGgtaattacatttaaaaatgaGCCTGTAATCAtagaattttaatttcatttacaataacgatatttttttatactttcaaTTTATAAGGATTAAATCTGGGTTACAGCAATTTGTATTTAGGGATGAAGTAACAAGGGCTCAGCGCCCGGGATCTATTACACTTGAATCTACAGCCATCGGACGTGCACCTACCTAACTTTCAACGCTAGAATTTGTTAAAGGTTATCAAGTCCTAAGGGTTTCACATTATCAACCTCCTCTTCTCATACAATTGTATTATATAACAagacataatatatttgaaaaattCAATGTATCCCTTAATTATAAACATTTCACACACTGGTTCAGGCCTGTGGACACTCAATGAGCCGCCACCACACAACATAGCATTCCGGAAACTCCTCAGTACTAAAAGACATGATGATCAAATATTTAAGAGTagtattttcaataaaagGAACTGTAACATCTGGCCATATGGCATGGCTCATATGAAATAAAGTGAATCTGTTAATGATTGGCCTATATTGCTCTGGCAACTGCTGCCCACACATCGTGCTTGGAAGGGTGATGTTAGCTCGGCAACAGTCGTCACAACACATGAATTACAATCTAATCTAGCTGCAGTTTCTGCATCTCTAATAGAATTACACAGACATTATACAGCAACTTCTACTGCAAACACTTGAGACTCCGTTACGCTAGACTCTGACAGATAATGACTTGTAGTCAAGCTGCTAAATgctttgtttattattatcctTTTAGTCCAATTTCTCACTATCATTTCCAACAATATTTCCTGTTTGTGCCCCAACTGCCGGAATCTAgcagacaaaaaaatataattgacaAACTTCACCATACAGTGAACATTATATTTGTTGATATTGGTCAATGGTGAGTACACTCTCTTCATAGcctaataatatacctacttagattaGAGGAAAtaccaatacaaaaaaatatggaaataTTGCTGAATAAATTATACTATAGACAGCTCAATAATTCTTACTTAGCATTGAATGTACTCACCATGACTGTGAACTGATAGTACATCTGTGGACTGCAACtaattcataaattattatcattgaACAGCGTCCATCCATACATCATTACAATTGGAATTTCTAAAGAGAAACATACAGAATCAAAGATTCCTTTCTGGAACATCTTACAATACACAGACCGAAAAAGGTTGACTATTACGTTAACATCAGGGGAGTACGGACACGACGCTCACTCCGCTGGCGGCATACCGCAACAAATGCACATTTCAAAATGCTACAGACCATTTAACTTTGGGAACCATCAAGAGCCAAATCCGAGTACAAAGTCTTTcaacttattaattattgtatgCCTAGTCGCAGTAGAGGCTCCCGCAGTACACACTCATTACAGAATTTCACACTTTCTCGTTTTCTGTGGCTTTTCTATCTTGGGCGACTTCTTGTTGATTTGCCGCACTAGGTCGTAGAACACTTCGTTCACATTCACTTTGGCCTTGGCCGAGGTCTCCATGAAGGCGCAGTTGAAGTGCCGCGCGAGGCCGGCGCCCTGCTCCTTGCCCACCACGCGCTCCGCCTCCAGGTCGCACTTGTTGCCCACCAGCACCATGGGCACGTCGTCCTTGTCCTTCACGCGCAGGATCTGCTCGCGCAGGTCCTGCAGGTCGTTGAACGTGGACTGCGCCGTGATCGAGTACACCAGCACGAAGCCCTGCCCGTTCTTCATGTACAGGTCGCGCATCGCCGTGAACTGCTCCGTGCCCGCCGTGTCCAGGATCTCCAGCATGCACTGCTGCCCGTCCACCTCCACTTGTTTTCGATAGCTGTCTTCGATGGTCGGGTCGTATTTCTCCACAAAGATGCCCTGTACGAACTGCACTGTCAGGGCGGACTTTCCCACGCCTCCGCTCCCTAGTACCACTATTTTATACTCGCGCATTATTGACTATTTTGTAACACGTGTAACTATTAGTAAAAATCAATGTTCAAAACGCTAACAAGCACATTAACTAGtaaattattgcaaaaaaagCTCAAGTTAAACCACCATGACACCGTTAGCAAGGGCGATGGCTCACTTTATGGTGttgttacattaaaaaataaatatttttgacattTAATAGAATCTATAGGAATCGATTATCTAAATAGTGTTAAGTATTAATGAATACTTTTTAAGAATGTTCGTACAACAACAAGCGATCGACATGGTGACCAATGCAACACTGACGAATAAAAAACTCGATTGAATTGTTTTGCTAATTGAAGCCACGTCCGTTTACTCCCAACCTCCCATCCTTTAGGTACAGGGTGtcggaaaaaaaacaaagtaagCTAAGATGGGTTCTTATGAacaatatttaggtacctatttgttctaagaaattgaaaattcaataaaacaaCACTCTACTcctcataataaaatataaactcacgtcatttataattagtaaagtACTACAAAAGCGCAGTACTGAAGCTATTTAGAACGAGCCACTGACTTGAGTAATCAAAATTAGCCTCATCCTATTTTTTATAgtcctaaaataaaatcgaATAGATGAATCGATTCTTTTGTGTATATTACTTATGGTAACACTGTATTTTATAACAGTTCGATGAATACGCACTAGAGGTCACGCGTGTCACTTCTTTGTTTTCGATGCGCTCAGAATAAAGACTTCGAGTAATCTATGTATGAATCACAAAGAAGTCACGGCAAAAACCTCAGGCAAAAACCCAACGATTAGAAGAAGGACTCAGGAAAATTGTTTTCCTTTTTGACTAGGTACTTTGTGGGTACTTCATTTAATAATACTAGGTAagtagatttaaataaaagagCCTTCTCTAGTTTTAAAAATCCTGACAGTTTTCTAGTCCATCCAGCTCATTTTCTAGGCCACCtgtaacatttaattttatttccaggTTTGACAAATGGTGGCGCCCTCTGGCGGACCACAACCCGAGACCGCGATTACTCAACGACCTAGCACTTGTGCACTGTGAAATATCACTCTTAGGTTTAGTTGTAATGGTATCTGCTCCTTAGAACTTAAGGGCAAAGTTCCTACAagagataggtacttacttaacctTCTGCTACAGGATTTTagaaataagtaaatacatacttacctattgaTCTTGATTCTTGTttgtagttaggtaggtacttagttatgtGTAGTTTGTTCAGTAGGTAATGTATCTAAATCTATCTATAATATGAATCCCGGAAGCTATATCTAGTGTTTGTCTGTATCTGTAGTCTCAAATATCTTAGCTTAAAAAGATACGTCTACCCcggccgggatcgaacccgggactctCGGTCATCATTCAGATTGAGTAACCGATCATAGCGTTATTCGTTACTAGTTAGGTTCTATTTTTACTCAATTTATCGTAGCATTCTCCTGACAACCTTATTTTCATGGCTCTTTCATGGCTAGAGTGGAAGGGCTAAATGGgaaaatacttacttaggttTATATAAGAACCTACTTACTAGTAGGTAGTTCGGTATTTTCTTCTCGAGAATAATCTGTTAGTCTAGGCTGGATTTCAAGGAATCGgtaatttaaaataggtaagtaagtaggtacgtacctacttaagatATTACTTTGGTTTGTTGGTTGCTACTAtttacagtccaactataaagtcatgaaaataaagagtacgattttgcaaagttttttttgttacttattGTCTTTCtcattacttacatttacataaaatagcGATTGGTAATGGCTTTTTACGGAATtgtgcttaaataaatataatagatcgATTAAATGCGATC includes:
- the LOC105387719 gene encoding ras-related protein Rap-1b yields the protein MREYKIVVLGSGGVGKSALTVQFVQGIFVEKYDPTIEDSYRKQVEVDGQQCMLEILDTAGTEQFTAMRDLYMKNGQGFVLVYSITAQSTFNDLQDLREQILRVKDKDDVPMVLVGNKCDLEAERVVGKEQGAGLARHFNCAFMETSAKAKVNVNEVFYDLVRQINKKSPKIEKPQKTRKCEIL